In Drosophila santomea strain STO CAGO 1482 chromosome 3L, Prin_Dsan_1.1, whole genome shotgun sequence, a single window of DNA contains:
- the LOC120447658 gene encoding uncharacterized protein LOC120447658, with protein sequence MDILDIDEALKDDSYIFLADKTHDDVSNILQQWKTNNQPPLQQLHLQYNNEAFKHNSKTFTRPKRRNLDFSQNGAGNDSGVGTGAVSGTPAMLQLEIGGLVTTNMHKSFLQDTSPPSSICSSMNTERMNNSLITSADFTNLNFLQSTIGLEQDPNLTTTLTNQTNDNMGMGGIGGYTLSDMIRDRKALESLTMCEDDGTLIKDSHIGQIDEISLTLSKTASGCSTMDNSTDSMSIPLAADRTMPAVMPPICPALQRTMILGEEMIGDTTFNLVDSLTTSALQSESESLPVDGNATFKRPTACAAAADETQVLTGRQMNTTFTDACNTPEGRCETPENIDRKLALLTMESSTPLTTNIRSHYYHNNNNNNKAGYTPTLKGRGDMNLSPIVGATPQKPTATAPGRLNNTFEPVAKTAPFNGEKFVLDTMELLEQIEQPLDGTYNLQMSEQHRQMQCVMDLAEAEVEMLAQQGDEEQFENMLAELGKVNTLNKEQLKMQKSLDTIKRRFHRDEPEAEEREEELPQSTAEKVDTPVLNQSHSSSNSSGGGGERLLSRRSRLYDDVNLGAMHGSNGSSTSTNSASFIVQRRDMPQVEQPVPDPDPEPAEEPPKSQVAAETDPSSYKLPERRERDRDRFKTIKISKDMRLQQEIIVPCIDDEPQQLEDEQKQLVEDVRYEEEQRQGSPPGRLSRRDQSTAFSNNAEASASNYLTYKKPKEKTLIQRRPLQQEAPLPAEPAPASTLPQPRSLSRPRYISGLQKFTTVSKATSAGAGLNATPAAAMPTTVTVPATGNGELKSPMGIKSKSFHNLSSTMSGAGAGALPRPSLGGGLRRPSAQPSKLMSGLRGPAQAQEDDSAVFKVPKLVSGLRAPGLAGKRAGANGLARPSSGYYSLSVKTAPEADTPESLSSASSRGSLYGHKDSGKPVNGGNVPQQNPQHTFDMQALTSKLTQVTTGATGLPKPSGLRPPSQIKRSGLPRPSSIVRR encoded by the exons ATGGATATCCTGGACATCGATGAGGCACTGAAGGATGATTCATATAT ATTTCTGGCGGATAAGACCCACGATGATGTCTCCAACATATTGCAGCAGTGGAAGACGAACAATCAGCCGCCGTTGCAACAATTGCACTTGCAGTACAACAACGAGG CCTTCAAACACAATTCGAAAACCTTTACCCGCCCAAAGCGTCGGAATCTGGATTTC AGCCAAAATGGAGCGGGAAATGACAGCGGTGTTGGAACCGGAGCGGTCTCGGGTACCCCAGCAATGCTCCAGTTGGAAATTGGCGGTCTTGTCACGACAAATATGCACAAATCCTTCCTGCAAGACACCTCACCGCCGTCTTCCATATGCTCCTCCATGAACACTGAACGGATGAACAACTCGCTAATCACCTCGGCAGACTTTACAAACTTGAACTTCCTTCAATCCACAATTGGCCTTGAGCAGGATCCAAACCTTACCACAACGCTAACAAACCAGACAAATGATAACATGGGAATGGGCGGCATAGGCGGATATACGCTCAGTGACATGATCCGGGATCGCAAGGCGCTGGAGTCGCTGACCATGTGTGAGGACGATGGAACCCTTATCAAAGACTCGCACATCGGGCAAATCGACGAAATATCGTTGACATTGAGCAAAACCGCTTCCGGCTGCAGCACTATGGACAACAGCACAGACAGTATGTCTATACCCCTGGCCGCAGATCGAACGATGCCCGCTGTGATGCCGCCAATTTGTCCCGCGTTACAGCGCACCATGATTTTGGGGGAGGAGATGATCGGCGACACCACTTTTAATCTCGTGGATAGCCTTACGACTTCTGCCCTGCAGTCAGAATCGGAGTCTCTCCCAGTCGATGGAAATGCGACGTTTAAGAGACCCACCGCctgtgctgctgcagcggaCGAAACCCAGGTGCTAACAGGTCGGCAAATGAACACTACCTTTACCGACGCTTGCAATACTCCTGAAGGCCGATGTGAAACGCCCGAGAATATAGACAGGAAACTGGCCTTGCTTACCATGGAATCCTCTACGCCTCTTACAACAAACATACGCTCCCACTACTaccacaataacaacaataataacaaggCAGGCTATACACCTACCCTAAAGGGACGGGGAGATATGAACCTGTCCCCAATTGTTGGCGCCACACCACAAAAACCTACTGCCACAGCACCAGGGCGATTAAATAACACCTTTGAGCCAGTGGCAAAGACAGCTCCGTTCAACGGCGAGAAGTTCGTGCTGGACACCATGGAGCTCTTGGAGCAGATCGAACAGCCGCTGGATGGCACTTACAACCTGCAAATGTCTGAACAGCACAGGCAGATGCAATGCGTCATGGACTTGGCCGAGGCGGAAGTGGAGATGCTGGCTCAGCAGGGCGACGAAGAGCAATTCGAGAATATGCTTGCCGAGCTGGGCAAGGTGAATACGCTAAACAAGGAACAACTTAAGATGCAAAAGTCCCTAGACACCATCAAACGTCGCTTCCACAGAGATGAGCCGGAGGCGGAAGAGCGTGAAGAAGAATTGCCGCAGTCGACAGCCGAGAAGGTCGACACCCCAGTTCTAAACCAGAGCCactccagcagcaacagcagcggcggtggtggcgaACGCCTGCTTAGTCGTCGAAGTCGTCTCTACGACGATGTGAACCTTGGTGCAATGCACGGCAGCAATGGAAGTTCGACCAGCACCAACTCTGCCTCATTCATCGTCCAGCGTAGAGATATGCCACAAGTGGAGCAGCCTGTACCAGATCCTGATCCCGAGCCAGCGGAAGAGCCTCCCAAGTCCCAGGTGGCAGCAGAGACTGATCCGTCAAGCTATAAGCTGCCGGAGCGAAGAGAGCGTGATCGCGATCGCTTCAAGACCATTAAGATTTCGAAGGACATGCGACTGCAGCAGGAGATTATTGTGCCTTGTATAGACGATGAACCACAGCAACTCGAGGACGAGCAAAAGCAATTAGTAGAAGATGTACGGTACGAGGAGGAACAGCGACAGGGTTCGCCACCGGGTCGCCTTTCTCGTCGAGATCAGAGCACAGCATTTAGCAACAACGCAGAGGCTAGTGCGAGTAACTATCTGACCTACAAAAAACCCAAGGAGAAGACCCTTATCCAACGACGTCCGCTACAGCAGGAAGCACCCTTACCAGCCGAGCCAGCGCCTGCGTCGACTCTTCCACAGCCTCGTTCCTTGTCCAGGCCTCGTTACATCAGCGGTCTGCAAAAATTTACTACAGTGAGTAAGGCAACTTCCGCCGGAGCCGGATTGAACGCCACTCCAGCTGCTGCTATGCCGACTACTGTAACAGTGCCGGCCACCGGTAACGGGGAGCTGAAAAGTCCTATGGGTATTAAATCCAAATCGTTCCACAACTTGTCCTCCACGATGAGCGGCGCTGGCGCTGGAGCCCTGCCAAGACCCAGTTTGGGTGGTGGACTGCGGCGTCCGAGTGCGCAGCCCAGCAAACTAATGAGCGGATTGCGTGGACCAGCTCAAGCCCAAGAG GACGACTCCGCTGTATTTAAGGTGCCCAAATTGGTTAGCGGGCTGCGTGCTCCTGGCCTTGCTGGGAAACGAGCAGGAGCAAATGGTCTAGCGCGTCCTTCGTCTGGATATTACAGTCTGAGTGTCAAGACGGCTCCAGAGGCAGATACTCCTGAG AGCCTCTCCTCAGCGTCTTCGCGCGGCAGTCTCTATGGCCACAAGGACTCCGGTAAACCCGTTAATGGCGGCAATGTTCCTCAACAGAATCCACAGCACACCTTCGACATGCAGGCGCTCACCTCTAAGCTGACCCAGGTGACCACAGGAGCGACCGGCCTACCGAAGCCCTCGGGATTACGACCACCCTCGCAAATAAAGCGGAGCGGTCTGCCGCGACCTTCCAGCATTGTTAGGCGCTGA
- the LOC120447661 gene encoding nuclear RNA export factor 1: MRILVSIKSNEPASRLGVNLKAHVNSQSQLTDLRKNLNEKNRIRAYVQKLIGNEEQMGSVLDTISSSGEEHRLATVTGWFTVDIANCAGVSNYSIIMALKWVLMSIKVEIFNFKRSGPEDKMARGQFLVDNLLIANRLKRLQTEVAVLYTCQKIEVCVTPGLPNSVMNAQIAEGFTTAVEAAIRSRYEVASRTLDLSRFHASPELALHFCPLHVVKTLESVLVLASHIFPQVTCIVLSNNYLCTLKAFAGICQSFASLEHLDISANRIQDLGELNYLNKLSCKTIFLAGNGLAKLSVDAIRNMLPQLKNVHGCIHLEENTIVADELPKFQRLQSGGTNGLMFCQRFIGSYYKIFDETEQRFKLKDYYDEQAMFSLSVPLKLDYVYAYNMYNRNQKRQQSSFAQTAKLQVGSAGLFLALTRLPLMITDVQNVGLDIQVFTSSLRIFTLTGYFKEISSDNWEPRRFQRTFVLRTLNSPGWLITNDMLCITSIYPERKETIKFKPEIKKLNTEASVEKINKPAVPVVKNLPTKTKAEEERKVSSPLLGNDLDPLNQAVQEMSLSVSEMDHLPSESFKDMPPLVAIGSLTNTTNCLEEEIEDTLLSDEDNFELVINEDVLIGGDDF; encoded by the coding sequence ATGCGCATCTTAGTCAGTATCAAATCCAACGAGCCGGCCAGCCGCCTGGGCGTAAATCTCAAGGCGCACGTGAATTCACAGTCGCAGCTTACCGATCTGCGAAAAAATCTGAATGAAAAAAATCGAATTCGAGCGTATGTGCAGAAGCTGATTGGAAATGAAGAGCAGATGGGGTCTGTGCTGGACACGATCTCTTCCAGCGGAGAGGAGCACCGCCTGGCCACCGTAACCGGCTGGTTCACTGTGGACATCGCCAACTGCGCCGGCGTCTCCAATTATTCCATTATCATGGCGCTTAAGTGGGTCCTGATGTCCATTAAGGTGGAGATATTCAACTTTAAGCGCAGCGGACCGGAAGACAAGATGGCACGTGGACAATTTCTGGTGGACAATCTGCTAATCGCCAATCGCCTGAAACGCTTGCAAACGGAAGTAGCCGTTCTTTACACGTGCCAGAAAATCGAGGTGTGCGTCACACCCGGTCTGCCTAACTCGGTAATGAATGCCCAAATAGCCGAAGGGTTTACAACTGCCGTTGAGGCGGCCATAAGATCACGCTATGAAGTCGCTTCACGCACCTTAGATCTCTCCAGGTTCCACGCTAGTCCGGAGTTGGCTCTGCACTTTTGTCCGCTGCATGTGGTCAAGACGCTGGAAAGCGTGCTTGTTCTCGCAAGCCATATATTTCCACAGGTGACCTGCATTGTATTGAGCAACAATTATTTGTGCACTCTGAAAGCCTTTGCTGGGATTTGCCAAAGTTTTGCCAGCCTAGAGCACTTGGACATAAGCGCAAACAGGATTCAAGATTTGGGAGAACTCAATTACCTCAACAAGCTGAGTTGCAAGACCATCTTCTTGGCAGGCAATGGTTTGGCCAAACTAAGCGTGGATGCCATTCGAAATATGTTACCCCAGTTAAAAAATGTTCATGGCTGCATACATTTAGAGGAAAATACAATAGTGGCTGATGAGCTTCCGAAGTTTCAACGACTGCAAAGTGGTGGGACTAATGGTTTAATGTTTTGCCAACGCTTCATAGGTTCGTACTACAAAATCTTTGACGAAACCGAACAGCGTTTCAAACTTAAGGATTACTACGACGAACAGGCCATGTTCTCGCTTAGCGTGCCGCTGAAACTGGACTATGTCTACGCCTACAACATGTACAACAGAAACCAGAAGCGCCAGCAATCCTCATTTGCGCAAACCGCCAAGCTACAAGTCGGCAGTGCTGGACTGTTTCTTGCTTTAACCCGCTTGCCTTTGATGATCACAGACGTTCAGAATGTCGGGCTGGACATTCAGGTGTTTACATCTAGTCTACGCATCTTTACGTTGACAGGTTACTTTAAGGAGATATCCTCTGATAATTGGGAACCGCGACGCTTTCAGCGCACATTTGTGTTGCGGACTCTCAATAGCCCAGGCTGGCTGATAACCAACGATATGCTGTGCATAACTTCGATTTATCCGGAGCGGAAAGAAACCATCAAATTTAAACCAGAAATTAAGAAGTTAAATACCGAGGCGTCggtagaaaaaataaataaacctgCAGTCCCAGTCGTAAAGAACTTGCCTACCAAAACAAAGGCTGAAGAGGAAAGAAAAGTTTCTAGTCCCCTCTTAGGCAACGATCTGGATCCTCTTAATCAGGCAGTGCAAGAAATGAGCCTTTCGGTTTCCGAGATGGACCATCTTCCCAGTGAGAGCTTCAAGGATATGCCACCACTAGTAGCCATTGGTTCATTGACTAACACGACAAATTGTTTGGAAGAGGAGATCGAGGACACCTTATTATCCGATGAGGATAATTTTGAACTGGTGATTAATGAGGATGTCCTGATTGGAGGCgatgatttttaa